The window GTCATGCGGCAACAACCGCCAGGCACACCCCGCCCGTATCCAATAGGCCAACCCGTTCACGATCTCCCGGCGCTCATGCGCCGGCGGCCGACCCCCGGGCTTGGGACCGGAAATCAGCGGAGCGATCAACTCCCATTCGGCATCGGAGAGGTCGGTCGGATACCGCCGTCGCTCGACCATCGCCAGCCTCCTGTACCGAGGCTCCGGACACCGTCGAGCTACCCACTCTGACCCTTCTCAGACCTCCTCTATGGCGCTCGTGATGGCGGGGGTTACCCGTCGTCTGCTTCGTCTCCTACCTCGCGCTGTGCGCGTTCGTCGTTGTGCGCAGCGGCAGCACCGCTGGGCTGCGCGACGTCGCCGTCGCCGTGCGGGCGTTCCGTGGCGTGATCAAGGGGTAAGGCTGATGTGGGCCCGCCGGCTGACCGGCGGGCCCACTCTTTCTGGGTAGTCGCGCCGACGCCAGACGACAGCAGCGCGCCTCGGGTGGTGGCGGGACGCTGGCCCGCGACCTCGCCACAGACCCCGACGGCGCCACCGGCCACCTGGTCACACTCCAGTGCGCGCGCAGTTGGCCGCACCGAACCATCTCGTGACCACCAGCGCCGCCATGCTGCCAACCGTCCCGCTCGGGCAGCCGCACAGAGCCCTGCGGACGTCATCGCGGACAACCCGGGGACCGGGCAATCCTTCGATTACTATGTCGCGGTCATGATCGGACCGATCCGTGCTGTGTCTCGCAATCGGGCCTGCACGTGACATAGGCGCGTACATGGCTCGCGTTACACGGCCGACCTGCGGCAACATCCTTCGGATCTTCGTGTGTCACGAACGTTCGTTACCGGACACGTTGGCTCTCGCCTGCCCCCGCCAGTAGGCGAGGTTGTTCCGGGTGGTCAGGGTGTTCGGGTGGTCGGGGCCAAGGACCCGCAGCCGGTCGGTGAGGAGCTGTTCGAAGGCGGTGGCCGCCCCGGCCGCATCCCCCGCCTCCCCTTGCCAGTAGGCCAGGTTGTGCCGGGCGGTCAGGGTGTTCGGGTGGTCGGGGCCGAAGACCCGCAGGTGGTCGGTGAGCAGCTGTTCGAAGGCGGTGGCCGCCCCGGCCGCATCCCCCGCCTCCCCTTGCCAGTAGGCGAGGTTGTGCCGGGTGGTCAGGGTGTCCGGGTGGTCGGGGCCGAAACGGTGGTGGGCGGTGTCGGCGAGGTGGTGGTAGCGGTCGATGGCGGCGGTGGCCAAGCCGGCGTTGCCCAGGCTGCTGGCGGCGCGGAACAGAACCCGGTGGGTGTCGGGCTGCCAGAGCGGGTCGGGGGCAGTGGTGTGCAGGGTGTCGGTGTTGGTACGCAGGGTCTGGGCGAGGGTGGTGTCGCGTTCGACCTCGGGCCAGACGGCCATCAGTGCGTCGGCCGCGGCCCGGCCCGCGGCGTGCTGCCCGTCGGGCGGCAAGGTTTCGCGGACGGCACGTTGCAGCAGCTGATGGATCCGCACGGTCTGGGCTGGGCTGGTGGGGTTGTGGTCAATCAGGCTGAGTCGGTGCAGGACCCGCAGCGCGTCGCGGGCATCGTTCGCGCTGACTGGGGACAGACGCGAGCGTCGCCAACGTCGGCGACGCTTTTCGGGAACCGGCCGGCGGCTGGCCAGGTATCTCAGCGCTGGTGGGCTGGTGAGGACGATTTCGGGGATGCCGTTGGGGTCGAGCAGGGCGGCGGACTCGAGCAGGGGCCGGGCCAGGCCGACAGGGCGTTGCTGGTGGGCGCGGTCGATCGACAACGACCAGACGGCCGCGACCGGCGCCGGTTGGTCATCGGGCAGAGCGCTGGGGGCTAGGTCGGTCAGGGTTCGGCTGCGGTCGGCCAACCGGGCCCGGTAGGTCGGGGCGTCGAGGTCCAGATCGAGCAGGTAGGCGGCAGCCTGGGCTAGGGCGAGCGGCAGATGGCCCAGGTCGGCGGACAAGGCGGCGAGCTGGTCGACTGGCTCGGCGCGGCCGTGGGCGGCGAGCGTGGCGGCCAGATAGGCCACCGCCTCGGCCTCGGTGAAAATACCGACGTCGACCCGGCGACGGCCGGGGCCGAACAGGGCCGCGTCCCGGCGACGGGTGGTGACCACAACACGACCGCCCGGCCGGTCGGGCGGCCACAGGCCGGCGAGGTCGGCGGGGTCTGCGAGATCGTCGAGCACGACCAGCCACCGCTTCTCCGTTTCGGCCAGCCAGGCAAGCAGCCTTTCGGCGGCGGCCGCCGGGTCGCCCTGATCGGCGCCGGCCACGTCGACAGCGGTGATGGTGTAGCCGGTCTGGATCTGCTCCCGGCTGCCCGCGGTTATCCAGACCAGTAGATCCACCTGCCGGCTGTCCCACATCTGGTGGGCGTAGTGGGCGGCGAGCTGGGTCTTCCCGACCCCACCCATCCCGGCCAGGACCTGGCACACCACCGCCGTCTCGCCGGCAGTGACCGCAGTCGCCAGCTGGTCGACTGGTGCCCGATGCTGGAAGCAGTCCGCCTGTCGCGGCACGACCCCGACCCGGTGTGGCCAAGTCACCTGCGACGAACCCATGAGGAACGTGTTGTTCTGTACACCGGAGCCGACCAGCAGGGCGGTCGGGCCGGTAAAGGAGCTCCCACTGACCGATGCCGCAGGTGTGTCCTCCGCCGGTACGTGGGCCGGCTTCTCGTCGTCAGGGTTCTCGGACGACGAGGCGGCGGCCATGCTCAGCCACCGAAGGTGTTCGTCTGCTGATTGTGGTCACCGACCTGCATCGCGGTCGGCCCGAAGAACGTGGTCCCCGAGACCGTCGCCCCGCCTGCCCGGGCAGCGGCGGCCTGCAGGTCGCGCACCGCCTGATCCAGCGCGGCGGCGAACCCGGGATCCCGCTCGGCGGCATCCTCGACGGCCCGCGCCACGCGCTGCTGGGTCCGCTCCGACAACTCCACGGCGCCAGCTTGGGCTTCCTCCTGCAGCCTTCCCAGCGCCGGATCCTCACCCAGCGCCCGGCTGACCAGCTCATGCACCCGGTCCATCCCAGCGTCCACCGCCCGGTCTACCTCGGCATCCGCCTGGGCGCCGACCCGGCGCGCCTTACGGACCGCCCAGGCGAACAGCACCCCGACCGCGACCTCGATTCCCGTCATCCCCAACCCCCCGCGACGCGTCCTTGTCGACCATGACCGTACGCGCCCAACCCACCACCTGATCACCAGACCGGCCGCCCCGGCAACCACCGCCAATTGGACCAGCCACGCCGGATCTGGCCAAGGGGGCGAGGAACTGCCGGACCGACACAGTAGGAACAGCCACGGTGCCCCGCCGACGGTCGTCGAGTCCCTCCGGCGGGACACCGTCACAACCGGCTGCCCTTCGTATCGGCGTCGACCTGGTGGTCGGGTTCTGGTCCGCCATCGAGACTCGCGCGTAGCCGATCAGCTTGCCGTCGGCAGTGGCCGGTTGGGACGTTTGTCGACATTGAATATCGACGCGGGTTGTCAACGCCCCGAGAGGGGTCTCTAGGCCGGTCGCCGGGTGGTGTCGACAGAGGACCGTATACCGACAAGATCGAACATTACATTTGGCTATTGAGCGCTGGCCGGACAGGTGTTCCGGTACGGCTCGGTGGCGAGGTAGCGAGTCCATTCCTGTTTGTCCAGGCCCCGGCCGGCGCGTTGGCAGGCGACCTGGACTGCGGCGTTCCGCAGGTACTGGAGCACCCCGATATCCCACATGCGCACCGTGCCGTCGTCTCCGCCGGCGGCAAGCAGGCCGTCAGGGGCAACCGCCACTGAGTTGACCGAGGTGCGCGAGTTTGTGACGCTGGCGATCGGGTCACCAAGTGGACGGGGCGCTCCCCGGTCACTGACGTCCCACAAGCGCACCGTGCCATCGTTTGCGCCGACGGCAAGTATGCCGTCCGGACCGAACGCCAGCGAGTAGACCGAGGCGGTGGCGCCGGTGAGTGGATCGCCGAGTGGGCGGGGCGCCTCCCGGTTGCTGATGTCCCAGAGGCGCACCGCGCCGTCGGATCCGCCGAAGGCGAGCAGGCCGTTCGGGCTGAACGCCACCGCGTTGAGCTGGTTGATCATGTAGGTGTAGCTGGGGGGCGTGGAGCTGAGCAGGTGGGGCGCGGCCCGGCC of the Pseudofrankia saprophytica genome contains:
- a CDS encoding tetratricopeptide repeat protein, which codes for MAAASSSENPDDEKPAHVPAEDTPAASVSGSSFTGPTALLVGSGVQNNTFLMGSSQVTWPHRVGVVPRQADCFQHRAPVDQLATAVTAGETAVVCQVLAGMGGVGKTQLAAHYAHQMWDSRQVDLLVWITAGSREQIQTGYTITAVDVAGADQGDPAAAAERLLAWLAETEKRWLVVLDDLADPADLAGLWPPDRPGGRVVVTTRRRDAALFGPGRRRVDVGIFTEAEAVAYLAATLAAHGRAEPVDQLAALSADLGHLPLALAQAAAYLLDLDLDAPTYRARLADRSRTLTDLAPSALPDDQPAPVAAVWSLSIDRAHQQRPVGLARPLLESAALLDPNGIPEIVLTSPPALRYLASRRPVPEKRRRRWRRSRLSPVSANDARDALRVLHRLSLIDHNPTSPAQTVRIHQLLQRAVRETLPPDGQHAAGRAAADALMAVWPEVERDTTLAQTLRTNTDTLHTTAPDPLWQPDTHRVLFRAASSLGNAGLATAAIDRYHHLADTAHHRFGPDHPDTLTTRHNLAYWQGEAGDAAGAATAFEQLLTDHLRVFGPDHPNTLTARHNLAYWQGEAGDAAGAATAFEQLLTDRLRVLGPDHPNTLTTRNNLAYWRGQARANVSGNERS